A genomic window from Blastococcus saxobsidens DD2 includes:
- a CDS encoding flavin-containing monooxygenase: protein MSSEHVDVLIVGAGLSGIGAACHLENRRPGTSYAVLESRAALGGTWDLFRYPGIRSDSDMFTLGYSFRPWNEAESIADGPSIRRYIEDTAREYGVTDKIRYHHRVVSAEWSSADARWTVTAERTDTGATVQLTCTWLSVCSGYYRYDEGFRPRFQGEERFRGQLVHPQHWPEDLDVTGRKVVVIGSGATAVTLVPNLAEQAEHVTMLQRTPSYIMSLPSRDPLAQVLRAKLPATVAYPIVRWKNVLTSTAIFQLSRRRPALVRSLIRRLTAKQLPAGYDVDTHFNPPYDPWDQRLCLVPDGDLFRTLRRGTASIATDRIRTFTEHGIELESGRHLDADVVVTATGLNLLPVGGMTLAVDGRPVDLSETVSYKGMMISGVPNFTMVVGYTNASWTLKADLVNGYVCRLLDHLDAHGYASATPVAPPEGADAPFLDLAAGYVQRSLGGLPKQGSRAPWRLHQNYLRDVAMMRRGPLEDQGMTFQPRATAGVLSGTVAERTVA from the coding sequence ATGAGCAGCGAGCACGTGGATGTCCTGATCGTCGGCGCCGGGCTCTCCGGCATCGGCGCGGCCTGCCACCTGGAGAACCGGCGGCCGGGCACGAGCTACGCGGTGCTGGAGTCCCGGGCCGCCCTCGGCGGCACCTGGGACCTCTTCCGCTACCCCGGTATCCGCTCGGACTCGGACATGTTCACCCTCGGGTACTCCTTCCGGCCGTGGAACGAGGCCGAGTCGATCGCCGACGGGCCGTCGATCCGGCGGTACATCGAGGACACCGCCCGCGAGTACGGCGTCACCGACAAGATCCGGTACCACCACCGGGTGGTGTCCGCGGAGTGGTCGTCGGCGGACGCGCGCTGGACGGTGACCGCCGAACGCACCGACACCGGTGCGACGGTGCAGCTGACCTGCACCTGGCTGTCGGTGTGCTCGGGCTACTACCGCTACGACGAGGGCTTCCGACCCCGCTTCCAGGGGGAGGAGCGCTTCCGCGGGCAGCTGGTGCACCCGCAGCACTGGCCCGAGGACCTCGACGTCACCGGCCGGAAGGTCGTCGTCATCGGCAGCGGCGCCACCGCCGTCACCCTGGTGCCGAACCTGGCCGAGCAGGCCGAGCACGTGACGATGCTGCAGCGCACACCCAGCTACATCATGTCGCTGCCCAGCCGCGACCCGCTGGCGCAGGTCCTGCGCGCGAAGCTGCCGGCGACGGTGGCCTATCCCATCGTCCGGTGGAAGAACGTGCTCACGTCCACGGCCATCTTCCAGCTCAGCCGCCGCCGGCCCGCCCTGGTGCGCTCGCTCATCCGCCGGCTCACCGCCAAGCAGCTACCGGCCGGGTACGACGTCGACACGCACTTCAACCCGCCGTACGACCCCTGGGACCAGCGGCTCTGCCTCGTCCCCGACGGCGACCTGTTCCGCACCCTGCGCCGGGGGACCGCGTCGATCGCCACCGATCGGATCCGCACCTTCACCGAGCACGGCATCGAGCTGGAGTCCGGCCGGCACCTGGACGCCGACGTCGTCGTGACCGCCACCGGCCTGAACCTGCTGCCGGTGGGCGGGATGACCCTCGCGGTCGACGGCCGGCCGGTCGACCTGTCGGAGACGGTGTCCTACAAGGGGATGATGATCTCCGGCGTCCCGAACTTCACCATGGTCGTCGGCTACACCAACGCCTCCTGGACGCTGAAGGCCGACCTGGTCAACGGCTACGTCTGCCGGTTGCTCGACCACCTCGACGCGCACGGCTACGCGTCGGCGACGCCGGTCGCCCCGCCGGAGGGTGCCGACGCGCCGTTCCTGGACCTGGCGGCCGGCTACGTGCAGCGCAGCCTGGGCGGCCTGCCGAAGCAGGGCAGCCGGGCGCCCTGGCGCCTGCACCAGAACTACCTGCGCGACGTCGCGATGATGCGCCGCGGGCCGCTCGAGGACCAGGGGATGACCTTCCAGCCCCGTGCCACGGCCGGCGTGCTCTCCGGCACGGTGGCCGAGCGGACGGTGGCGTGA
- a CDS encoding FMN reductase: MSTRTLAVVSAGLSVPSSTRLLADRLTAATVDALRERGVAATVEVVELREHARDLADNLVTGFANTSLRGSVDTVVGADGLIAVSPIFSASYSGLFKTFFDVLDKDSLAGKPVLLGATAGTARHSLALEHAMRPLFAYLRATVAPTAVFAAAEDWAGADATSPALTGRVHRAAGEFADLVAGRPPAAPADPFADPVTSFEDLLRGPGA, encoded by the coding sequence ATGAGCACCCGGACCCTCGCCGTCGTCAGCGCGGGGCTGAGCGTCCCCTCGTCGACCCGGCTGCTGGCCGACCGCCTGACGGCGGCGACGGTCGACGCCCTCCGCGAGCGGGGGGTGGCCGCCACCGTCGAGGTGGTGGAGCTGCGCGAGCACGCCCGCGATCTGGCCGACAACCTGGTCACCGGCTTCGCCAACACGAGCCTGCGCGGTTCGGTCGACACCGTCGTCGGTGCCGACGGGCTGATCGCGGTGAGCCCGATCTTCTCGGCGTCCTACAGCGGGCTGTTCAAGACGTTCTTCGACGTGCTGGACAAGGACTCCCTCGCCGGGAAGCCGGTGCTGCTGGGAGCCACCGCCGGCACCGCCCGGCACTCGCTGGCACTGGAGCACGCGATGCGCCCGCTGTTCGCCTACCTGCGGGCCACGGTCGCCCCGACGGCGGTCTTCGCGGCAGCGGAGGACTGGGCCGGGGCTGACGCGACCAGCCCGGCCCTCACCGGACGGGTGCACCGCGCCGCCGGGGAGTTCGCCGACCTGGTGGCCGGCCGTCCGCCCGCGGCGCCCGCGGACCCGTTCGCGGACCCGGTGACCTCCTTCGAGGACCTGCTCCGCGGCCCGGGAGCCTGA
- a CDS encoding LLM class flavin-dependent oxidoreductase: protein MQFGVFTVSDITTDPTTGRTPSEAERLKAVLAIAQKAEEVGLDVFALGEHHNPPFFSSSPTTTLAWIAARTEKLQLSTATTLITTNDPVKIAEDYAMLQHLAGGRVDLMMGRGNTGPVYPWFGQDIRNGIELAVENYALLRRLWTEDVVDWQGRFRTPLQGFTSTPRPLDGVPPFVWHGSIRSPQIAEQAAYYGDGFFHNHIFWPAEHTQRMVEFYRRRYEHYGHGSADQAIVGIGGQVFMRKNSQDAVDEFRPYFDNAPVYGHGPSLEDFSRETPLTVGSPQQVIERTLGFRDYVGDYQRQLFLMDHAGLPLKTVLEQLDILGEEVVPVLRKEFAALKPAHVPDAPTHAARVAAAGGTTVHAAGDSVTGRTAEAVAR from the coding sequence ATGCAGTTCGGCGTCTTCACCGTCAGCGACATCACCACCGACCCGACCACCGGCCGCACGCCCAGCGAGGCCGAGCGGCTGAAGGCGGTGCTGGCCATCGCGCAGAAGGCCGAGGAGGTCGGGCTCGACGTGTTCGCCCTGGGCGAGCACCACAACCCGCCGTTCTTCTCCTCCTCCCCCACGACCACGCTCGCGTGGATCGCGGCGAGGACGGAGAAGCTCCAGCTGTCGACGGCCACGACGCTGATCACCACGAACGACCCGGTGAAGATCGCCGAGGACTACGCGATGCTCCAGCACCTGGCCGGCGGCCGGGTGGACCTGATGATGGGCCGCGGCAACACCGGCCCGGTCTACCCATGGTTCGGTCAGGACATCCGCAACGGCATCGAGCTGGCGGTCGAGAACTACGCGTTGCTGCGCCGGCTGTGGACCGAGGACGTCGTCGACTGGCAGGGCCGCTTCCGCACGCCGCTGCAGGGCTTCACCTCCACGCCCCGCCCGCTGGACGGCGTCCCGCCGTTCGTGTGGCACGGCTCCATCCGCAGCCCGCAGATCGCCGAGCAGGCCGCGTACTACGGCGACGGCTTCTTCCACAACCACATCTTCTGGCCGGCCGAGCACACCCAGCGGATGGTGGAGTTCTACCGCCGGCGCTACGAGCACTACGGCCACGGCAGCGCCGACCAGGCCATCGTCGGCATCGGTGGGCAGGTCTTCATGCGCAAGAACAGCCAGGACGCGGTGGACGAGTTCCGCCCCTACTTCGACAACGCCCCGGTGTACGGCCACGGCCCGTCGCTGGAGGACTTCAGCCGGGAGACGCCGCTGACCGTCGGCTCGCCGCAACAGGTCATCGAGCGCACCCTGGGCTTCCGCGACTACGTCGGCGACTACCAGCGCCAGCTGTTCCTCATGGACCACGCCGGCCTGCCGCTGAAGACGGTGCTCGAGCAGCTGGACATCCTCGGCGAGGAGGTCGTCCCCGTGCTGCGCAAGGAGTTCGCCGCCCTGAAGCCCGCGCACGTGCCCGACGCGCCCACCCACGCGGCACGGGTCGCCGCGGCGGGCGGGACGACGGTGCACGCCGCCGGCGACAGCGTGACCGGCCGGACGGCGGAGGCGGTGGCGCGATGA
- a CDS encoding DivIVA domain-containing protein, whose translation MLGRVEFVANRVQDDAALPEGSDARAPRPVGGLETLLDHRPAFRGAVRGYDRLEVDNYVAWAEEELSAAQREREHLLDRVIACGTELEISRRLLAEQPVGRERPLVSAQVSEVLRLAEGQAAQVLDAADAEAAQVRAEARLEADARLRKAHEIKELAIEVADQLRVDAQRDRAEGAAVLEKAEADATAILEKAQTDAAELLRAAAAERDRMAAAGAAERAALDEQAAAERAALAEQAQRDRAADDGAAAARLAAVRSEVEDLCRQRDQARESLRSLTDRIGAALQAVGVPPADELVLMGGRPEPAPN comes from the coding sequence ATGCTCGGGCGTGTCGAGTTCGTCGCCAACCGTGTCCAGGACGACGCAGCGCTGCCGGAGGGGTCCGATGCACGGGCTCCGCGCCCGGTCGGCGGCCTGGAGACGCTGCTGGACCACCGGCCGGCGTTCCGCGGAGCGGTGCGCGGCTACGACCGGCTCGAGGTGGACAACTACGTGGCCTGGGCCGAGGAGGAGCTCTCCGCAGCGCAGCGGGAGCGGGAGCACCTGCTCGACCGGGTGATCGCCTGCGGTACGGAGCTGGAGATCTCCCGCCGGCTGCTCGCCGAGCAGCCCGTCGGCCGCGAGCGGCCGTTGGTCAGCGCGCAGGTGAGCGAGGTGCTGCGCCTCGCCGAGGGCCAGGCGGCGCAGGTGCTCGACGCCGCGGACGCCGAGGCCGCACAGGTGCGCGCGGAGGCCCGGCTGGAGGCGGACGCCCGGCTGCGGAAGGCCCACGAGATCAAGGAACTGGCGATCGAGGTGGCCGACCAGCTGCGGGTCGACGCCCAGCGGGACCGGGCCGAGGGTGCGGCGGTGCTGGAGAAGGCGGAAGCCGATGCCACCGCGATCCTCGAGAAGGCACAGACCGACGCCGCCGAGCTGCTGCGTGCCGCCGCTGCCGAGCGGGACCGGATGGCGGCCGCCGGGGCGGCGGAGCGGGCGGCGCTGGACGAGCAGGCCGCGGCGGAGCGGGCGGCGCTGGCCGAGCAGGCGCAGCGGGACCGGGCGGCCGATGACGGCGCCGCGGCCGCCCGGCTGGCCGCGGTGCGCAGCGAGGTCGAGGACCTGTGCCGCCAGCGGGACCAGGCCCGGGAGTCGCTGCGGTCCCTGACCGACCGGATCGGTGCCGCGCTGCAGGCGGTCGGGGTGCCGCCCGCCGACGAGCTCGTGCTGATGGGCGGGCGGCCGGAACCGGCCCCCAACTGA
- a CDS encoding universal stress protein gives MDEVREVVRVEGGVVVGHDGSTCAQEALRWAARLARRADVDLHVVRTWSMTTAPQPSSWEPGYVPPMTDWEQAVHDELTAHVAAAGLDPAVRVTCHVVHRAPVQGLLAAAEGANLLVVGARGRGGFGGLLLGSVSDQLVHHAACPVTVVRTGAGGRDFTAAEAGSAVVGE, from the coding sequence GTGGACGAGGTCCGTGAGGTCGTTCGGGTCGAGGGTGGGGTCGTGGTGGGCCATGACGGCTCCACGTGCGCGCAGGAGGCGCTGCGCTGGGCCGCGCGACTGGCCCGCAGGGCCGATGTCGACCTGCACGTGGTGCGCACCTGGTCGATGACCACCGCACCGCAGCCCAGCAGCTGGGAGCCCGGCTACGTGCCGCCCATGACCGACTGGGAGCAGGCCGTGCACGACGAGCTGACCGCGCACGTGGCCGCAGCCGGGCTGGACCCGGCCGTCCGCGTCACCTGTCACGTGGTCCACCGGGCGCCGGTGCAGGGGCTGCTGGCCGCTGCCGAGGGGGCCAACCTGCTGGTGGTCGGCGCCCGCGGTCGCGGCGGCTTCGGCGGTCTGCTGCTCGGGTCGGTCAGCGACCAGCTGGTGCACCACGCCGCGTGCCCCGTGACCGTGGTGCGCACCGGCGCCGGCGGTCGGGACTTCACCGCGGCCGAGGCAGGGTCGGCGGTCGTCGGGGAGTGA
- a CDS encoding SDR family NAD(P)-dependent oxidoreductase: protein MQPYAFAEGTAIVTGAASGIGEALAVQLAARGSHLVLLDRDAERLEGVAGRIRTAHPALRVGTHVVDLADDQATAAIGERLAAEHPETTLLVNNAGVALGGRFDQVTLEEFDWVMAINFSAVVRLTHALLPVLKANRGAHVVNVSSVFGIFAPAGQAAYSASKFAVRGFSESLRHELAEDGVGVTVVHPGGIRTRIAESARTGSGVSVEEYEEGRKQFAKLLRMPPEDAAAQIVTAIEKRRPRLLIGWSAKVPDVLVRLMPGTYWRLIARRAAPARPPAA from the coding sequence ATGCAGCCCTACGCCTTCGCCGAGGGAACGGCGATCGTCACCGGCGCGGCCAGCGGCATCGGCGAGGCGCTGGCGGTGCAGCTGGCCGCCCGCGGCAGCCACCTGGTCCTGCTGGACCGGGACGCCGAGCGGCTCGAGGGCGTGGCCGGCCGGATCCGGACCGCCCACCCGGCCCTGCGGGTCGGCACGCACGTCGTCGACCTGGCCGACGACCAGGCGACGGCGGCGATCGGCGAGCGGCTCGCCGCCGAGCACCCGGAGACGACCCTGCTGGTGAACAACGCCGGGGTGGCACTGGGCGGGCGCTTCGACCAGGTGACCCTGGAGGAGTTCGACTGGGTCATGGCGATCAACTTCTCCGCCGTCGTCCGGCTCACCCACGCCCTGCTGCCGGTGCTCAAGGCCAACCGCGGCGCCCACGTGGTCAACGTGTCGAGCGTGTTCGGCATCTTCGCCCCGGCCGGGCAGGCGGCCTACTCGGCGAGCAAGTTCGCGGTCCGGGGCTTCAGCGAGTCGCTGCGCCACGAGCTGGCCGAGGACGGCGTCGGCGTCACCGTGGTGCACCCCGGGGGGATCCGCACCCGGATCGCCGAGAGCGCCCGGACCGGCTCGGGCGTCTCGGTCGAGGAGTACGAGGAGGGGCGCAAGCAGTTCGCCAAGCTGCTCCGAATGCCCCCGGAGGACGCGGCGGCGCAGATCGTCACGGCCATCGAGAAGCGCCGCCCCCGGCTGCTCATCGGCTGGAGCGCGAAGGTGCCCGACGTGCTCGTCCGGCTGATGCCCGGCACCTACTGGCGGCTGATCGCCCGGCGGGCGGCGCCGGCCAGGCCGCCCGCCGCCTGA
- a CDS encoding FMN-binding glutamate synthase family protein has translation MTLASRAAAAGLSVLAGVAVRDLLQREHTLLRNFPLVGHARYLLESIGPELRQYLVAGNNEERPFTRDQRRWVYASSKRENNYFAFGTDNDLEYTAGYPVIKHRTFGRAVPATNVHAGHDVDLPCAKVLGAARGRAGAFRPGSVVNISAMSFGSLSGAAVEALNRGAALAGCLHNTGEGGISGHHRHGGDLIYQIGTAYFGCRDEHGRFDLDRLKDLVAGAPVRAIEIKLSQGAKPGLGGVLPAAKVSAEIAAARGVPEGVDCISPSRHAEFSDADSLLDWVELLAAETGLPVGIKSAVGDMEFWEELTRLMAETGRGVDFVTVDGGEGGTGAAPLIFTDSVSLPFQLGFARVHSTFARAGLADDVVFIGAGKLGLPDNAIIAFALGCDMVNVGREAMLAIGCIQAQKCHTDTCPTGVATQNAWLVHGLDPALKSVRAANYISTLRRDLVKVAEACGVEHPGLIDTDSVEVLTGRTASRPLREVYGYEAGWGLPSPADRAAIAAIMTGEGPEGGTAPPSPTAVG, from the coding sequence ATGACGCTCGCCTCGCGTGCTGCCGCGGCCGGCCTGTCCGTGCTGGCGGGGGTCGCCGTCCGCGACCTCCTGCAGCGGGAGCACACCCTGCTGCGCAACTTCCCGCTGGTCGGCCACGCGCGCTACCTGCTCGAGTCCATCGGACCCGAGCTGCGCCAGTACCTGGTCGCCGGCAACAACGAGGAGCGGCCGTTCACCCGCGACCAGCGGCGCTGGGTGTACGCCTCGAGCAAGCGGGAGAACAACTACTTCGCGTTCGGCACCGACAACGACCTGGAGTACACGGCCGGGTACCCGGTGATCAAGCACCGCACCTTCGGGCGGGCCGTGCCGGCGACCAACGTCCATGCCGGGCACGACGTCGACCTGCCGTGCGCCAAGGTGCTCGGTGCCGCACGCGGCCGGGCGGGCGCCTTCCGGCCCGGCTCGGTCGTCAACATCTCCGCGATGAGCTTCGGCTCGCTCTCCGGAGCCGCCGTGGAGGCGCTCAACCGGGGGGCCGCGCTGGCCGGCTGCCTGCACAACACCGGTGAGGGCGGGATCTCCGGCCACCACCGGCACGGCGGGGACCTGATCTACCAGATCGGCACCGCCTACTTCGGCTGCCGGGACGAGCACGGCCGGTTCGACCTGGACCGGCTCAAGGACCTGGTGGCCGGCGCCCCGGTCCGGGCCATCGAGATCAAGCTGAGCCAGGGGGCCAAGCCCGGCCTCGGCGGGGTGCTGCCGGCGGCCAAGGTGTCGGCGGAGATCGCCGCCGCCCGGGGCGTTCCGGAGGGGGTCGACTGCATCAGCCCCTCGCGGCACGCCGAGTTCTCCGACGCCGACAGCCTGCTGGACTGGGTGGAGCTGCTGGCCGCGGAGACGGGGCTGCCGGTCGGCATCAAGTCGGCGGTGGGCGACATGGAGTTCTGGGAGGAGCTCACCCGGCTCATGGCGGAGACCGGCCGCGGGGTGGACTTCGTGACCGTCGACGGTGGCGAGGGCGGCACCGGCGCGGCGCCGCTGATCTTCACCGACTCGGTGTCGCTGCCCTTCCAGCTCGGCTTCGCGCGGGTGCACTCGACCTTCGCGCGGGCCGGCCTGGCCGACGACGTCGTCTTCATCGGCGCCGGGAAGCTGGGCCTGCCCGACAACGCGATCATCGCGTTCGCCCTCGGCTGCGACATGGTCAACGTCGGCCGTGAGGCGATGCTGGCCATCGGCTGCATCCAGGCCCAGAAGTGCCACACCGACACGTGCCCGACCGGGGTCGCGACGCAGAACGCCTGGCTGGTGCACGGGCTGGACCCGGCGCTGAAGTCGGTGCGGGCCGCCAACTACATCAGCACGCTGCGCCGCGACCTGGTCAAGGTCGCCGAGGCCTGCGGGGTCGAGCACCCCGGGCTGATCGACACCGACTCGGTGGAGGTGCTCACCGGCCGGACAGCGTCACGGCCGCTGCGCGAGGTGTACGGCTACGAGGCCGGTTGGGGCCTGCCGTCACCGGCCGACCGGGCGGCGATCGCCGCGATCATGACCGGCGAGGGCCCCGAGGGCGGCACGGCGCCGCCGTCCCCGACCGCCGTCGGCTGA
- a CDS encoding TetR/AcrR family transcriptional regulator has protein sequence MSVAPEDAPSTGRGRRPARLSGDDRELAILGTAERLLADRPLAAISVDDLARGAGISRPTFYFYFSSKDAVLLSLLDRVVAEADTAMREVFGTPATTPRDGWARAIGAYYETFRAHRALTVAWAQARSASDEVRALWSAVFERWVQQCATAIDAERARGAAPPGLPSRDLAVALTSMNERVLYATFSGDGPAIAESDVVDVLLGIWLSAVYGAQAPG, from the coding sequence GTGTCGGTTGCTCCGGAGGACGCCCCGAGCACCGGGCGCGGCCGTCGGCCGGCCCGGCTGTCCGGTGACGACCGGGAGCTCGCGATCCTCGGCACGGCCGAGCGGCTCCTCGCCGACCGGCCACTGGCCGCCATCTCCGTCGACGACCTGGCCCGCGGCGCCGGCATCTCCCGGCCCACCTTCTACTTCTACTTCTCCTCCAAGGACGCCGTCCTCCTGTCGCTGCTCGATCGCGTCGTCGCCGAGGCGGACACCGCGATGCGGGAGGTGTTCGGCACTCCGGCGACCACCCCGCGCGACGGCTGGGCGCGTGCGATCGGGGCCTACTACGAGACCTTCCGCGCGCACCGGGCGCTCACCGTCGCGTGGGCCCAGGCCCGGTCGGCCAGCGACGAGGTGCGCGCCCTGTGGTCGGCGGTCTTCGAGCGCTGGGTGCAGCAGTGCGCCACCGCCATCGACGCCGAGCGCGCCCGCGGAGCGGCTCCGCCCGGGCTGCCGTCACGGGACCTCGCGGTCGCCCTGACGTCGATGAACGAACGGGTGCTCTACGCGACGTTCAGCGGGGACGGCCCGGCGATCGCGGAGTCCGACGTCGTCGACGTCCTGCTGGGCATCTGGCTGTCGGCCGTCTACGGCGCCCAGGCCCCCGGCTGA
- a CDS encoding GntP family permease, with protein MPEVEPALGAGPLLLIAAAGVALLLFLIMKLKLHAFLALVLVSFLVALAAQVPLADVVGTLTTGFGSTLAAVALLVGLGAMLGRLLEFSGGAQVLADSLVRRFGEQRAPLALGVAALLFGFPIFFDAGLVVFLPIVFTVARRLGGSLLTYGLPVAGAFAVMHAFVPPHPGPVAAAELVGADIGLVLVFGLLIGLPTWYLGGYLFGLWAGRRYDIAVPDILSSGGRTGPDAAGAPETPAEGGTPRPEAVPPAPESTVAGTAPAVAAPSGGGDRTSTGTAGPPRFGTVLALLLLPLLLIFLNTGLSTLATAGALDGESWVVRTGQLVGATPIALLITVLVASYVLGKHRGSSGAEIESVVNSALGPVCAIILITGAGGMFGGVLRASGIGVALADVLGDIGLPVIVAAFVIAVLLRVAQGSATVALTTTAGLIAPVIAATDGVSTADRALIVIAIAGGATVLSHVNDSGFWLVSRFFQMDEKTTLKTWTVMETLLGTIGFVLAFVLSLFL; from the coding sequence ATGCCCGAGGTCGAACCCGCACTGGGTGCCGGTCCGCTGTTGCTCATCGCCGCCGCGGGGGTCGCCCTCCTGCTGTTCCTGATCATGAAGCTCAAGCTGCACGCCTTCCTGGCGCTGGTGCTGGTCAGCTTCCTCGTGGCACTGGCCGCCCAGGTGCCCCTGGCGGACGTGGTCGGCACGCTGACCACCGGCTTCGGCAGCACGCTCGCCGCCGTCGCCCTGCTGGTGGGGCTCGGCGCGATGCTCGGCCGGCTGCTGGAGTTCAGCGGCGGGGCGCAGGTGCTGGCCGACAGCCTGGTGCGCCGCTTCGGCGAGCAGCGGGCCCCCTTGGCCCTCGGCGTCGCCGCACTCCTCTTCGGCTTCCCGATCTTCTTCGACGCCGGGCTCGTCGTCTTCCTGCCGATCGTCTTCACCGTGGCCCGCCGGCTGGGCGGCTCGCTGCTCACCTACGGACTGCCGGTGGCCGGGGCGTTCGCCGTCATGCACGCGTTCGTGCCGCCCCACCCGGGGCCGGTGGCCGCGGCCGAGCTGGTCGGCGCCGACATCGGGCTGGTCCTGGTCTTCGGGCTCCTGATCGGGCTGCCGACCTGGTACCTGGGCGGGTACCTGTTCGGCCTCTGGGCCGGGCGCCGCTACGACATCGCCGTCCCCGACATCCTGTCCTCCGGTGGCCGCACCGGCCCGGACGCGGCCGGAGCGCCGGAGACCCCGGCCGAGGGTGGCACGCCCCGGCCGGAAGCGGTGCCGCCGGCGCCGGAGAGCACGGTGGCCGGCACCGCCCCCGCGGTCGCCGCGCCCTCGGGTGGTGGGGACCGGACCTCGACCGGAACGGCCGGGCCGCCGCGCTTCGGCACCGTCCTGGCCCTGCTCCTGCTCCCGCTGCTGCTGATCTTCCTCAACACCGGGCTGAGCACGCTGGCCACCGCCGGGGCCCTCGACGGGGAGTCGTGGGTCGTCCGGACCGGCCAGCTGGTCGGGGCCACGCCCATCGCGCTGCTGATCACGGTGCTCGTCGCCTCCTACGTGCTGGGCAAGCACCGCGGCAGCTCCGGGGCCGAGATCGAGTCGGTGGTCAACAGCGCCCTCGGCCCGGTCTGCGCGATCATCCTGATCACCGGCGCCGGTGGGATGTTCGGCGGCGTGCTGCGGGCCAGCGGGATCGGCGTGGCGCTGGCCGACGTGCTGGGCGACATCGGGCTGCCGGTCATCGTGGCCGCGTTCGTGATCGCCGTCCTGCTGCGGGTGGCCCAGGGGTCGGCGACCGTCGCACTGACCACGACCGCCGGCCTGATCGCGCCGGTGATCGCGGCGACCGACGGCGTCTCGACCGCCGACCGGGCGCTGATCGTGATCGCCATCGCCGGCGGCGCGACCGTCCTGTCGCACGTCAACGACTCCGGGTTCTGGCTGGTCAGCCGGTTCTTCCAGATGGACGAGAAGACGACGCTGAAGACCTGGACGGTGATGGAGACGCTGCTGGGCACGATCGGCTTCGTGCTGGCGTTCGTGCTGAGCCTGTTCCTCTGA